The following are encoded in a window of Candidatus Methylomirabilota bacterium genomic DNA:
- a CDS encoding radical SAM protein, producing the protein MSLSLGVGLTNACDLACAHCYRDTERIDQLSLEQVVSACECLPVRSVNLGTGENGLHPDYAEIVRALAARGVKLSLTSNGFTIDRSSDETLKAFREVEVSIDFPTEAEQDGFRGHGNWKRVMAAIERSRGLGVTVTVLTVMMKTNFRRLPEIAKVAFAAGANYRVNVYQPVKTDTFTLTYEEFWEGFRRLLAAARLVSTTEPILNAMLGAPFENGSGCGRRTVRITPKGQIIPCVYWRTSDLRLEDLPAQGADGVLASPQFARVRQVPDVCRGCPFVSVCHGGCAGRRELTGGVELADPYCPLVRGKRVDLEWAPAAQRELLKTGSACTTVLAPA; encoded by the coding sequence GTGAGCTTGTCCCTCGGCGTCGGCCTCACGAACGCCTGTGACTTGGCGTGCGCCCACTGCTACCGAGACACCGAGCGCATCGATCAGCTCTCGCTCGAGCAGGTCGTCTCCGCCTGCGAGTGCCTTCCGGTACGCTCGGTCAACCTCGGCACGGGTGAGAACGGTCTCCACCCGGACTACGCCGAGATCGTCAGGGCGCTCGCCGCGCGCGGCGTGAAGCTCTCGCTCACGTCCAACGGCTTCACCATCGACCGCTCGTCGGACGAGACCCTCAAAGCCTTCCGCGAGGTCGAGGTCTCGATCGACTTCCCGACGGAGGCGGAGCAGGACGGATTCCGTGGCCACGGAAACTGGAAGCGCGTCATGGCGGCCATCGAGCGCTCCCGGGGACTCGGCGTGACCGTGACCGTCCTGACGGTGATGATGAAGACGAACTTCCGCCGGCTCCCGGAGATCGCGAAGGTCGCCTTCGCCGCGGGCGCCAACTACCGCGTCAACGTGTACCAGCCAGTCAAGACCGACACCTTCACGCTGACCTACGAGGAGTTCTGGGAGGGGTTCCGGCGGCTGCTCGCGGCGGCGCGGCTGGTCAGCACGACCGAGCCGATCCTCAACGCGATGCTCGGCGCGCCGTTCGAGAACGGCTCGGGCTGCGGCCGCCGGACCGTGCGCATCACACCGAAGGGCCAGATCATCCCGTGCGTGTACTGGCGCACGTCGGACCTGCGCCTTGAGGATCTGCCCGCGCAGGGCGCGGATGGGGTGCTCGCTTCGCCCCAGTTCGCGCGCGTCCGCCAGGTGCCTGACGTCTGCCGTGGCTGCCCGTTCGTCTCCGTCTGCCACGGAGGCTGCGCGGGCCGACGCGAGCTCACTGGGGGCGTCGAGCTCGCCGACCCGTACTGTCCGCTGGTGCGGGGCAAGCGGGTCGACCTCGAGTGGGCCCCCGCGGCCCAGCGCGAGCTCTTGAAAACGGGCAGCGCCTGCACGACCGTGCTGGCCCCGGCCTGA
- a CDS encoding glycosyltransferase family 2 protein, whose product MKATLIIPALNEAETIGPLLRRVPREAVAEVVVVDNGSTDATRAIAAGAGARVIAEPRRGYGAACWAGLSALRPDADVAVFLDGDGSQHPEELPRVLEPLVAGRADLVLGARQLGGDHPLHAALGTKLVAAFVAWRYGVRLTDIGPYRAIRVPLLKELGMRDRAFGWPVEMVVKAAAAGARIVEVPVSHSPRQGGRSKVSGTLSGSVRAGYAFVTTALRAARESS is encoded by the coding sequence GTGAAGGCGACGCTGATCATCCCCGCCCTCAACGAAGCCGAGACGATCGGGCCGCTCCTCCGTCGCGTGCCGCGAGAGGCGGTCGCCGAGGTGGTCGTGGTGGACAACGGCTCGACCGACGCCACGCGCGCAATTGCCGCCGGGGCCGGCGCGCGGGTCATCGCTGAACCGCGGCGCGGCTACGGCGCGGCGTGCTGGGCCGGCCTCAGCGCGCTTCGCCCCGACGCAGACGTCGCCGTGTTCCTCGACGGCGACGGCAGCCAGCATCCCGAGGAGCTCCCCCGGGTCCTGGAGCCGCTGGTCGCTGGCCGGGCGGACCTCGTCCTCGGCGCGCGGCAACTCGGCGGCGACCATCCGCTCCACGCCGCTCTCGGTACAAAGCTCGTGGCCGCGTTCGTCGCGTGGCGATACGGCGTCAGACTCACTGACATTGGTCCCTATCGGGCGATCCGCGTCCCCCTGCTGAAGGAGCTCGGGATGCGCGACCGCGCCTTCGGCTGGCCTGTGGAGATGGTCGTGAAGGCGGCGGCCGCCGGCGCCCGCATCGTCGAGGTCCCCGTGTCGCACTCGCCCCGTCAAGGGGGACGATCGAAAGTCTCCGGGACACTCTCCGGTAGCGTGCGGGCGGGCTACGCCTTCGTGACGACCGCGCTGCGCGCCGCGCGGGAAAGCTCGTGA